GTCTGGGCATCGGTTGACACAAATCAAGCTCAACCATTTGAAATAGCCAAAGAGATCCGTGACGAATACTTACCTGCCTTACTGAAAAACTATCCAGGAGTGCAAAGTAGTGTCGCTGGGCGTATTCAAGATGAAATGAACAGTGCTGCCGAGCAAATGCGTAACTTTGTCTTATCGATGATTTTAGTCTTTGCCTTATTGGCTATCCCACTTCGTTCTTATTCACAGCCATTATTAATTATGTCTGTGATCCCATTTGGTGTCATTGGCGCAATGTTTGGCCATATGATTTTAGGAATGACCATGAGCAGTTTATCGGTCTTCGGTATTATCGCTGTTGCCGGTGTTGTGGTGAATGATTCACTGGTAATGGTTGATTTTGTCAATCAAGCACGTAAAAAAGGCATTGCACTCAAACAAGCTGTTGAAGATGCCGGTTGTCGTCGCTTTAGAGCCATTATGTTGACTTCTGTCACAACGTTTATTGGCCTAATCCCGATTATTACCGAAACCAGTTTACAAGCTAAAATTGTTATTCCAATGGCCGTTTCGCTGGCATTTGGTGTGCTGTTTGCTACTTTTATTACGTTGATTTTGATTCCTTGCCAATATGTGGCGTTAGAAGATTTAAAACGCGTATTAAAGCGCAATAAAACCCCTAAAGCAGACAGCCCTGCAGCAGAAGTGTCAGTCAATTAATTTCAATTTAAAATAAAAAACCAGTGAGGAAACTCACTGGTTTTTTTTGCTTATACAAAAGCGTGATTGTTCACTTTATCCGTCATTAAACAGTTATTGTCAGTGGAACAGGTTAAGAAAGACACTTTAAACTGAAGATACTGATACCGTTTATCGATAGAGACTAACTGCTGGCGAGGTGGTTACGGGGCTTGAAGTGTCACAGGCTCTGCTAACTGCCAATAAGATATACCATAGCCTTGTAGCATTTGTTTGAGTTGACTTGTAGTACGTAATTCATCGAGGCCCTTGCTTAAGTACTGCTGTAACACAGGTAAATCAGTGAGTTGTGGGTTAAAACCAATATACAAGGGAGCTGTGCGCCCTTGCGTCCCCGCATATAAAACATTTGAAATTCCTTGCTGATGCAAAAAGAATTGCACGGTGTTTTTAGTGTCGAGAACAACGGATAAACGACCTTTAAGTAACATATTGATATTTTGCTGCAAGGGTGCTCGGCCATGAGCGATGTGTATTTGTTCTGGATGTAAGCGAATAAACGCATCAAGATATGCGCCATACTCGTATGATTCTATAACCCCGAGCCGCTCATTTTTAAGCTGATCGATATTCTTAAATCGAAATGGGTTATCTGATAACACAAAAAAATCATTGGCATAATCACCAATCACTACGTCACTGGCGATTAAAGCATGTTCTTTAATATGCACTTCTGTCAGTGCAAGTACCATATCTAGGCGATTATTCTCGACCTCTACAAATGCTCTTCCTAGTGGCATCAC
The genomic region above belongs to Pseudoalteromonas ulvae UL12 and contains:
- a CDS encoding substrate-binding periplasmic protein gives rise to the protein MLRHVLLSALCFVAFSTEGRTLKIASDDWCPYICDNQEKPGYVVEIIKRVMAKHHINVQFEVMPLGRAFVEVENNRLDMVLALTEVHIKEHALIASDVVIGDYANDFFVLSDNPFRFKNIDQLKNERLGVIESYEYGAYLDAFIRLHPEQIHIAHGRAPLQQNINMLLKGRLSVVLDTKNTVQFFLHQQGISNVLYAGTQGRTAPLYIGFNPQLTDLPVLQQYLSKGLDELRTTSQLKQMLQGYGISYWQLAEPVTLQAP